The DNA segment CTTCTTGCGCTTGATCGCGAGACCGCAGCCTTTTTGCGGTATCCCGTCCGCCGATTTCGATGGAGGAGCCACGCATGTTGATTTCGGGATCTTTGCGACAACAGGTCATCGGAGTCCTCGCGGTCTGTCTGGGTTCGCCGGGTGCGGCGGTCGCCCAGAACGTCTTCGCCTCCACGCAGTCCGCGACCCTCCCGACCGCGGCCGCCTCGCGCGCGGGCGACCTGCACATCGAGATCTCGCACCGGTTCGGCTACGTGTCGGGCGGTGCGAGCGACCTCTGGGGACTCGACGGATTCGTGCTGAATCGCCTTGGGCTGGCGTATACGCCCCAGGACCACGTCACCATCGGCGTGCTTCGTTCCAACAGTCTGGACAACCTGGAGTTCAACGCCCGTTTCGCCGGGCTGCGGCTCGATGGCGCCACCGGTCCCGTCGAGTTCGCGGCGCAGACCGGCATGGCGTGGAACCTGCAAGTCGAGCCGGACGACAGCCACGCGGGTCACGGGCACGCGCTCGCGCCCCGCACCAGCGCGTACGCCGGCGGTCGCCGCGACGGCACGGCCGTGGATAACGAGATGCAGGCCTACGTCCAGGTGATCGCCAACACCAGGGTCGCCGACCGCGTCGCACTCGGTGTCGTGCCCACGCTCCTCTGGAATCCGCGAATCGAAGACGCCGACCGGGAGGCCGCGGTTTCCGTCGGTGCGACCGGCCAGATCTACCTCAGCCGCATGTGGAGCCTCTTCGCCGAGTGGATCTTCAGCGGCGCGAGGGAGGACCAGGAGTACGACTCCGCCTCCTTCGGCGTCGAAATCCGCACGCCTGGACACTTCTTCAAGATCGTCGTCACGAATCAGCACCGGATGAATCCGACGCATACGCTCGCCGGCGCCGCCGAGGACTTCTTCGACACGAACTCGTGGCGCCTCGGATTCAACATCCAGAGAAGACTCCGGCTGTAGCGACCAAGCGCTCTGCGCTCGCCTGAACGCCGGAGATGTTGCGGCTCGCCTTGAGGACTAGAAGATCGCGCCGGCGCGGAAGTGCAGCTTCAGGACAGGGTCGGCGGCACCTTCTCGGCCCCACCCCAAGCCGCGGGCCACATCCACCCGTATAATGCCGTCCATGAAGACGAGTCCCGCGCCCACGGCGTAGTAGTCGTGGCCTCCGGCGGAGGCCCAGTCGCCGAACAGGGAGAGGCGGAGGAAGCCGATCCGCCGCTGCAGATCAATTCTGGCCATGTGGATTCGTGACCCCCGGACGGATTGCGCGTGGCCCCGGAGCCACCGGCCGCTGGTACCGAAGCGCCAGAGATCGTGCGGCGCCGGGTCGCCCCACACCCGGGCCGTTCCGGCCTGCATCCCCAGCAACAGCCGGGACGAGAAGGGGATCACCAGCGCCCCCTCGACGATGGCCCGCACGTGTGGATTGTCCCCCGCCGATGCGCGGAAGCCGACGCGGCCGCCCACGCCGAACGACCCCGGCTCCGGCCCTCCGAGCCAGGGCCTCCACGCGACGGCCGTCCCCACCCGGTTCCGCCTGGCGTCGGTCGCGATGTCGGCGTCCTGCTCGGCGAAGAGGCGGAGGGACAGCCAGTTCCTCTTTCCGGCGGGAGGCAGGAACCGAATCGCGGCGCCCCGCGACCAATGGAAGTCCGCGGCGTCTCCGGTCACGTAGATCCCGGGCGTGCTGACACCTTCGCCCGGCTCGCCATCCCGCAACGACCGATAGAAGGACACGAGCATCGTGTGGCCGGGATGACTGCGCTGCAGGGTGAGGTCGATGTCCGGCGCCACGCGCGCAGTCCCGAACCTCGCCGTCAAGGCTGCGCGTCCCCACCCAAGGTCGCGTTGCAGGCGGGTGCCCAGTGACACGCGTTCCACGGGATTGTAGCGCAGGAGCCTCAGTGTCTTGCCGGGGGGATCGAAAAGCCAGGGGCTCGGCGCCTCGGCGCGTTCGCCCCCTTCGCCGGCGCCGATGGCCGCGAGTTCCGCCGCGATCCGTCCGATGGCGGCGTCATCGAGTCTGCCATCCTCCTCCCATACGGTCGGGGGCAGCAGGTCGCTCGCGATCAGCGCCTGCCGGTCCGCAGGCGTGATCGTGACCGTCTCACCGGGTTCCGCTTCCGCCAGCGCCGCGCTGATGCTGTCCCCCTCCTGGCTCCAGAGCCGAAGAGCCTCGGCGGCTGTAGCCGGCGTCCCCGGCGTGGCTCCTGTCGCGCGTTCGCGGATGTCCTCGACTTCGAGCGTCCAGTCAATCATCACTGGAACGGCGAGAGGCGCGAGGCCGGAGGCCGTGACACCCTCCATCGCGCCCGTGTCCCCCCGCCATGTCACGCTTCGGAGCAACCAGTGGCGCATCTCCCAGAGTTCGTACTCCGCGACCACCGTCGAGATGTCGAACCGCATGCGGGGCAACGCGCCGTTGAACGCCCCGTTGACCAGCCGGTCGAAGAAGCTGGGCCGATGGGAAGTTGAATCGGGTGCGGGTACACTGTCGGCGGAATCAGCGTCACCGATGTCGAGATTCAGGCCCGGGCTCCAGCGCCCGCCGTTCCGGAGCTGCCAGGTCATCTCACGGTCGACCGGTTTCGCCAGCCGGTAGGCGACGCGCGCCAGCCCGAAAGTTTCCGCGTCGATCCACATGATCGCGGAGACGAGGCGGATGCTGGAATAGCGAGGTATCACTGCGACGGCGACCGCCCGCAACGTGCTCCCATCGCTCAACCGCACGGCGATCGTATCCCCGGAGCGGAACTGGTAGTAGCGCTCGGAATCCGGCCCCAGCGGGCTGCGAGTGGTGGTCTCGGCCTCCGGAGACTGCCCGAAGGACCGCCCGAAGACCGTGAAGCCGAACTTGAACGGGTCGCCCAGCGGGTCGGCTGCGAACCGTTCCGCCCGCAGCCCGCCGAAGAACTCCGAATCCCCGGGATCGACGAGTGCATCCCGGAACCGTGCTGCGAGCACGTGCACAACGGCGGGCTCGTCGCGCGACCACCGCACGCGGGCCGTGCGTTCACCGTGCAGCCAAGGCCGGTTGCGCTGGTAGGAGGGCATCTCGAAGCCCATCCGCTCGCGGATCAGCGCCGTGTACGCGTCGATGGTCAGGCGTGCGGTATCCCGGGCGGCCTTCAACCCGAGCACGAGCCGGCGGGCGGTCTCGTCCAGGTAGGCGTCCCGGTCGGGATCGCGAAGAAGGTTGCTCGCGGGGAGAGAATCGCGTGTTTGAGCGGAAGCCGTTCCCTGCAGGGCAGCGGCCAGCAGGATGGCCAAGGTGGCAGCGACCCTCGATGTCGGGGTCGGCCACTCCCGTTCACGCATGCGGAACTCTGTGGTTCAGAGCTTCCCGCACCGGTCCAGCAAGTGCTCGGCGTCGGAGATGGCTTCACGGGCTGGCGCCCTGTCTCGATGCTCCCCGACCTTCGCGACCTTTACCTGGATCACGTTGTCCGAGTTGTCGTCCATCGTACCCGCGCTGATGTAGTTCACGACCAGCGCATCGGTGATCAGATGACCGGTCGGGAAGGCTTCGCGCGTACGCATCCGTTCCGCTCTCACGAACCCGAGTGAACGATCACCGGCGGTGATCATGTATCCGAGACGCTGCAACGTCACGCGAACGCAGTCGAGCCCACCAGCTTGCACGCCTGCCGGACGTGTCATGATCAGGGGTTGTACCGCACAGGCCATCGTTGCCGTCACGGCCATGAACGGCGCGGCAAAGCGTTTCATCAATGCCCTCCAGGAGTCGGGAGCGCGGTCTCCTCCGAAGTCGGAGGCCTGCCCGTCATCCCGATTGACGCGAGAACGTCCCGCACGGTCACATCCTACGGCCCGGTAGCCGCGGTCCGCGCAGGCACCCCAGATTCCGTGCAGGCAGATCACCCCGATACTCGGAGGTGTCCTCAAATGTCATCCTCCCGCTTGGATCTCCATCTTCACGAGCAGCTGCTCCTCCTGTCCCTGCGCCAGCGGAACGGCGCCCTGGACAGCTCGGCGCTCTTCCAAACGGCCATGGGCGCGGCGATCCTTGCCGAACTCGCTTCCGAGGGTTGGATCCGTATCGAGGCGGGCAAGAAGGGGTTTGTCGAAGCCGTGGACAGCAGATCGGACCACGTGGGCGATGAGATTCTCGACGAGGCTCTGGCCCTTGTCAGGGGGTCCCGGCGTCGTCGGGGCACCGCGTGGATTTCGGCTTTTGCCATGCTGAAGCAACTCACGAACCGCACCGCCGAAGGACTCTGCAACCGGGGCATCCTGGGCAGCGAAGAGGCTCGGACGCTTCGGATCTTCCCCAGCAAGGTCTACCCGACGGTCGACACCGACACCGAACACCGGCTGATCACCGAAGTCAGCGAAGCCGTGACGGGCGACGGAGAGGTCGATCTCCGCCCGGGAATCATCGTCTCACTGGCTCACGCGACGGGCCTGCTCGGCAGTCGCTTCGAGTACAGCACATCCGGGCCGCCCAGAGCGCGTCGCCGTGCAATCGCGGCGGGCAAGCACCTGGTCGAAACCGCACACGCCGCCTTGCACATCCATCGGTGGGTCAGGAAATCGGTCATCACCAGCCGACTGATGCTTGCCGCTGGGGCGATGGCCCTGTTGACCTTCATCATAACCCTGCTCGACCGGTTCAATATCGGGTTCTAGGCTGTGGTTCAGAGCTTCCGCACCGGTCCAGCAATTGCTCGGCGTCGGAGACACCGTTGTTGCTCGGACCTTTCCCGCCGGGTCGGGAGACCCTCACCTGGATCGTGTCCGCCGATTCGTCGTCCACTGTGCCGGCGACGACGTAGTTGACGACCAGGACATTGGTTTCCCGAAACAGCCCGTGCGTGCGCTCGGCTCTTACAAACCCGAGTGAGCGGTCACCGGCCGTGATCATGTATCCGAGGCGCTGCAGCGTCGCACTCACGCAATCGAATCCACCCGCGTCGACGTTCGCCGGCCGCGTCATGATCATCGGTCCGCAGCCCAACAGGACGATCGTAAGCGTCAACGGCACGGCGAGGCGTTTCATCGATATCCTCCAGGAGTCGGGAGCCCGGTCTCCTCCGAAGCCGGAGGCCTGCCCGTCATGCAGATGACGCGAGAACGTCGGCTCGCGTCACCTCGCAGGAAGAAGTGACGATGTCCGCCGCGGCCCAATTGCGGGGCTCCCCCTTACGGCGACACCTCGATCGCCAGGCGGCAATGGTCGCTGGCGCCCCATTCCGCAGGCGTGTTCAACGCGCGGACGGTGATCGCCTCGGAAAAGCCCCGCGACGCGAAAGCATGGTCCAGCTGGCCGGATGGACGCTCGGGCGATCCGCGGTTCGAATGGTACGTCGGACCGTCGTGCGGCCCCAGGTATTGGAAGCCGAGTGCCTCCATGCGCGTCCACACCGTCCGTTCGCGCTGGCTCCAGTATTCCTCGCCCTCCGGCCAGGCGTCGGGATTCATGTTGAGGTCTCCGGCCACGAGGATGCGGTGCGATCCGGGGTCCTCGTGACCGATGAAGGCCGACAGGTCCGAGATGGCGCGGTGCGCCGACCCATCGGGGAAGCCGACGCTCCACTTGCTCCGCGTCGAGGGATGGGGCTGCATCCACCGGGCGTACATCGAAATTGCGATGAACGGCTCCCCGGCTTCGGGAACGATGCGCGCGGCCGCGTTGATGCCGATGCCGCTCACCGGCATCTGGTCGGACTCCGTCACGCTGATGGGGTCGATCTGCGTAAACTGATCAACGCGGACTCGGTCG comes from the Candidatus Palauibacter australiensis genome and includes:
- a CDS encoding GPP34 family phosphoprotein, which encodes MSSSRLDLHLHEQLLLLSLRQRNGALDSSALFQTAMGAAILAELASEGWIRIEAGKKGFVEAVDSRSDHVGDEILDEALALVRGSRRRRGTAWISAFAMLKQLTNRTAEGLCNRGILGSEEARTLRIFPSKVYPTVDTDTEHRLITEVSEAVTGDGEVDLRPGIIVSLAHATGLLGSRFEYSTSGPPRARRRAIAAGKHLVETAHAALHIHRWVRKSVITSRLMLAAGAMALLTFIITLLDRFNIGF
- a CDS encoding endonuclease/exonuclease/phosphatase family protein → MAGRKAIRVVSWNIAGRREPWRQLLEMGADVALLQEARNPPPDVAPEVEFGEEPWLKHQFDRWCRIVRLSDRVRVDQFTQIDPISVTESDQMPVSGIGINAAARIVPEAGEPFIAISMYARWMQPHPSTRSKWSVGFPDGSAHRAISDLSAFIGHEDPGSHRILVAGDLNMNPDAWPEGEEYWSQRERTVWTRMEALGFQYLGPHDGPTYHSNRGSPERPSGQLDHAFASRGFSEAITVRALNTPAEWGASDHCRLAIEVSP
- a CDS encoding DUF5777 family beta-barrel protein, coding for MLISGSLRQQVIGVLAVCLGSPGAAVAQNVFASTQSATLPTAAASRAGDLHIEISHRFGYVSGGASDLWGLDGFVLNRLGLAYTPQDHVTIGVLRSNSLDNLEFNARFAGLRLDGATGPVEFAAQTGMAWNLQVEPDDSHAGHGHALAPRTSAYAGGRRDGTAVDNEMQAYVQVIANTRVADRVALGVVPTLLWNPRIEDADREAAVSVGATGQIYLSRMWSLFAEWIFSGAREDQEYDSASFGVEIRTPGHFFKIVVTNQHRMNPTHTLAGAAEDFFDTNSWRLGFNIQRRLRL